In Raphanus sativus cultivar WK10039 chromosome 5, ASM80110v3, whole genome shotgun sequence, the following proteins share a genomic window:
- the LOC108858150 gene encoding uncharacterized protein LOC108858150: protein MAPSNNSDELNFETWAPKTKTTLIQKGLWDVVENGVPPDPSTNPKLSATIQPEELSKWRDIVVKDTKALQVMQSSLPNSVFRKTLSASSAKDAWDLLKNGNIAGSSSVARRGKCCHCGEQGHLQEEQVEVQYLMYAEEALGEGTCGEDVWMVHPCGTMNHMTPNDKYFSALDRTHKAYVGLSDRSALRVEGRGDVKIMMKDGTKKKKKTIKNVLFVPGLKGNVLSIDQMIARGYSAKIEHPRKCTFRDRTGAVFGEPVWDERGPALRLNVVEGNLTS from the coding sequence ATGGCGCCATCGAACAACTCCGATGAACTGAACTTCGAAACCTGGGCTCCAAAGACGAAAACCACACTGATACAGAAAGGACTATGGGACGTCGTCGAAAACGGAGTCCCACCGGATCCATCGACGAACCCAAAGCTATCAGCGACGATTCAACCCGAAGAACTCTCGAAATGGAGAGATATCGTGGTGAAAGACACGAAAGCGCTTCAGGTAATGCAATCATCCCTTCCGAACTCTGTTTTCAGGAAGACTCTCTCCGCTTCTTCGGCCAAAGACGCTTGGGATTTGCTTAAAAACGGTAACATAGCGGGGAGTTCGAGTGTAGCAAGGCGTGGTAAGTGCTGTCATTGTGGTGAACAAGGGCACCTTCAGGAAGAACAAGTCGAAGTTCAGTACTTGATGTACGCAGAGGAAGCTTTAGGTGAAGGCACTTGTGGTGAGGATGTGTGGATGGTACACCCCTGTGGTACCATGAACCATATGACTCCAAACGACAAGTATTTCTCTGCTTTAGACAGAACACACAAAGCTTATGTTGGATTATCAGACCGAAGTGCGCTCAGGGTTGAAGGAAGAGGAGATGTGAAGATTATGATGAAGGATgggacgaagaagaagaagaagactataaAGAATGTGCTTTTCGTTCCTGGGTTGAAGGGAAACGTCCTGAGTATTGATCAGATGATAGCAAGAGGCTATTCAGCAAAAATTGAACATCCAAGAAAATGCACGTTTCGTGACAGGACTGGGGCGGTGTTTGGGGAGCCTGTGTGGGATGAGAGAGGACCAGCTCTGCGTTTGAATGTGGTTGAAGGTAATCTCACCTCTTAG
- the LOC108829510 gene encoding uncharacterized protein LOC108829510, whose product MHAEDALGDGACDEDVWMVHPCGTTNHMTPNEKYFSGLDRTHKANVGLSDGRVVRVEGRGDVKIMMKDGKKKTMKNVLFVPGLKENVLSLDQLTARGYSARMEPKKCTFRDRTGAVFGEPVWDERGPALRLNVVEGNLTS is encoded by the coding sequence ATGCACGCAGAGGATGCTTTAGGTGATGGCGCTTGTGATGAGGATGTGTGGATGGTGCACCCATGTGGTACCACGAATCATATGACTCCAAACGAGAAGTACTTCTCTGGATTAGACAGAACACATAAAGCTAATGTTGGACTATCAGACGGAAGAGTTGTCAGGGTTGAAGGAAGAGGAGATGTGAAGATTATGATGAAGGatgggaagaagaagacgatgaagaATGTGCTTTTCGTTCCTGGGTTGAAGGAAAACGTGCTGAGTCTTGATCAGTTGACAGCAAGAGGCTATTCAGCAAGAATGGAACCAAAGAAATGCACGTTTCGCGACCGGACTGGGGCGGTGTTTGGGGAGCCTGTGTGGGATGAGAGAGGACCAGCTCTGCGTTTGAATGTGGTTGAAGGTAATCTCACCTCTTAG
- the LOC108858151 gene encoding uncharacterized protein LOC108858151, which translates to MAAANTQDGVSDDLNYETWAPTAKSTLVEKGLWDVVENGLPPNPTKNLELAATIKVADLAQWRNRVMRDIKALKIMQSSLPDSSFRKTIAAASAKELWDSLERGNEEAKLRRLENQFEELSMCEKESIKSYFARVTRIVEQLRVLKNEKSDYEVVKKVLASLSGSYKEAAPLIGELMDLKEMTLESLAGVFRTFDSISDEDVHRMLKLNRLKFYSGTGKWCDVCDKEDHDVEECHSTIPKEGDWSIKQGIYGRRCFRRAGTEHGEELFVDYILLAKLELGAFTYDEDTWMIYGHATCNMTPHEKLFTRLDRRQKAKVGLVDGTVIMAEGSGDVKIVMKDGKKKTIRDVLFVPRGINRNVLSVPMMTSRGCSFESGERGECVVRDKTGAVFGDTTWDERGLSIRMQVVKADLSA; encoded by the coding sequence ATGGCGGCGGCGAATACACAAGACGGTGTTTCCGATGACCTAAACTACGAAACCTGGGCTCCCACCGCGAAATCAACACTCGTGGAGAAAGGTCTCTGGGACGTCGTCGAAAACGGACTCCCACCGAATCCGACGAAGAATCTAGAGTTAGCGGCGACGATCAAAGTCGCGGATCTCGCACAGTGGAGAAACCGCGTGATGAGAGACATCAAAGCGCTGAAGATAATGCAATCCTCTCTCCCGGATTCGTCCTTCAGGAAGACTATCGCGGCTGCTTCGGCCAAGGAGCTTTGGGATTCGCTCGAGAGAGGTAACGAAGAAGCGAAACTCCGTAGGCTAGAGAACCAATTCGAGGAGCTTAGCATGTGCGAAAAGGAATCGATCAAATCATACTTCGCTAGGGTTACGAGAATCGTCGAGCAGTTGCGTGTTTTGAAAAACGAGAAATCTGATTACGAGGTTGTGAAGAAGGTTTTAGCATCGCTCTCAGGGTCATACAAGGAAGCTGCTCCTTTGATTGGAGAGCTCATGGATCTGAAGGAGATGACTCTCGAGAGTCTCGCTGGGGTTTTCCGTACATTTGATTCGATATCAGATGAAGATGTTCATCGAATGTTAAAGCTCAACAGGCTTAAATTTTACTCTGGTACTGGCAAATGGTGTGACGTGTGCGACAAGGAAGATCATGACGTGGAAGAGTGTCATTCCACCATCCCTAAGGAAGGGGATTGGAGTATAAAACAAGGGATTTATGGAAGACGTTGCTTCAGACGGGCCGGGACAGAACATGGAGAAGAACTGTTTGTTGACTACATACTGTTAGCGAAGTTGGAGTTGGGTGCCTTCACATACGATGAGGATACGTGGATGATATATGGCCACGCCACGTGCAACATGACTCCGCATGAGAAGCTTTTCACCAGACTAGACAGAAGGCAGAAGGCTAAGGTTGGTTTGGTGGACGGAACGGTTATCATGGCGGAAGGAAGCGGAGATGTGAAGATTGTGATGAAGGAcgggaagaagaagacgatcaGGGATGTGCTTTTTGTTCCACGTGGAATCAACAGAAACGTGTTGAGTGTTCCTATGATGACATCGAGAGGCTGTTCATTCGAATCTGGAGAGAGAGGTGAGTGCGTTGTTCGTGATAAGACTGGAGCGGTGTTTGGGGATACTACGTGGGATGAGAGAGGATTGTCTATTCGTATGCAGGTGGTTAAAGCTGATCTCTCCGCTTAG